The Treponema primitia ZAS-1 genome window below encodes:
- a CDS encoding carbohydrate ABC transporter permease, with translation MKKKYSVSSDRSPPWARRLIYILLTLISIACLFPILLVFAISISDEATITKYGYEIVPRVLSLRSYEYLLSDFRQIMRGYAVSIAITLIGTVMGTLITAMIAYPLSRKDFHFRKFFTLFVVFTMLFNGGLVPWYLVYVKMLGVKNTIIPLIMPLLLNGFNVIILRTFISANIHPAVIESAIMDGAGELQIFFKIVLPLSVTGLAAIALLISLNFWNDWYNALLFIDTKKLYPLQFLMYRVNISIQVLNTSSFIPDAASAAQVRLPNETARMAMGILGIGPIILAYPFLQKYFVRGLTLGSVKG, from the coding sequence ATGAAGAAAAAATATTCAGTTTCTTCAGATCGATCACCGCCTTGGGCGCGTAGGTTGATATATATACTCCTTACCCTTATCAGTATAGCTTGCCTCTTTCCTATACTATTGGTGTTTGCCATAAGTATTTCTGACGAAGCGACAATTACAAAATACGGTTACGAGATTGTCCCCCGCGTGTTAAGCCTGCGTTCCTATGAATATCTTCTTTCAGATTTCAGGCAGATTATGCGTGGATACGCAGTATCCATAGCGATCACCCTTATCGGGACCGTTATGGGCACGCTTATTACCGCCATGATTGCCTACCCCCTTTCCAGAAAAGATTTCCACTTTCGCAAGTTTTTTACGCTTTTTGTGGTTTTTACCATGCTCTTTAACGGAGGGCTTGTCCCCTGGTACTTGGTATATGTAAAAATGCTGGGAGTCAAAAACACCATCATCCCCCTCATCATGCCCCTCCTGTTAAATGGTTTTAATGTGATAATTCTTCGCACTTTTATTTCAGCAAATATCCATCCCGCAGTAATTGAATCGGCCATTATGGATGGCGCCGGGGAACTGCAGATTTTTTTCAAAATAGTGCTTCCCCTTTCTGTTACGGGGCTTGCGGCAATCGCGTTGCTTATTAGTCTTAATTTTTGGAATGACTGGTATAATGCGCTGCTTTTTATCGACACAAAAAAATTATATCCCCTGCAGTTTTTAATGTACCGGGTGAATATATCGATCCAAGTACTCAACACATCGAGTTTTATTCCTGATGCGGCTTCTGCTGCGCAGGTGCGTCTTCCCAATGAAACTGCACGCATGGCCATGGGCATACTCGGCATAGGCCCCATTATTCTGGCCTATCCGTTTTTGCAGAAATATTTTGTGCGGGGTCTAACATTGGGTTCAGTGAAGGGCTAG
- a CDS encoding ABC transporter permease subunit: MITRNTLLYNFAFMIIGTILAVFFAIIINEVANKKLAKVYQNIIFLPYFISYVGIASCVYAFLNYDSGLVNRTILPMLGLQPVDWYSQPKYWPLILTVVCQWKWAGYNSVMYLAAVSGIDQTYYEAAIVDGANHWQRIRYITLPMLKPFIIILNLLALGRIFYSDFGLFFQTTMNSGMLYPSTMVIDTYVYNAMATTGDFGMSAAAGLYQALVGFVLVLSANLLVRKMSPENAIF, encoded by the coding sequence TTGATAACACGGAATACACTTCTCTATAACTTTGCGTTCATGATCATCGGAACAATTTTGGCTGTTTTCTTTGCAATAATAATAAATGAGGTTGCCAATAAAAAATTGGCAAAGGTATATCAGAACATCATTTTTCTCCCTTATTTTATTTCTTATGTGGGTATTGCTTCTTGTGTATATGCTTTCTTAAACTACGATTCAGGCCTCGTAAACAGAACCATATTACCCATGCTGGGACTCCAGCCGGTGGATTGGTACAGCCAGCCTAAATATTGGCCCCTCATCCTTACAGTGGTTTGCCAATGGAAATGGGCTGGATATAATTCTGTTATGTACCTTGCAGCCGTTAGTGGTATTGACCAGACCTATTACGAAGCTGCCATTGTTGATGGAGCCAACCATTGGCAAAGAATTCGCTACATTACCCTTCCCATGCTGAAGCCTTTTATCATCATATTAAACCTCCTGGCCCTGGGAAGAATATTTTATTCGGACTTTGGGCTTTTCTTTCAGACTACCATGAATTCAGGGATGCTTTACCCTTCAACCATGGTGATAGATACCTATGTGTACAATGCCATGGCGACTACCGGTGATTTCGGGATGTCTGCGGCGGCGGGCTTATATCAAGCCCTGGTTGGGTTTGTTCTTGTCTTATCGGCGAACCTTTTGGTGCGTAAGATGAGCCCTGAAAACGCGATTTTTTAA
- a CDS encoding GntR family transcriptional regulator — MEVKVPKYVFLKEELLKKMKNGELTSAARIPSENELSRLYGLSIMTVRKALSDLVYENKVVRIKGKGSFVAESNARELVHPKSADTGIVALVVMYYEQTESTIINIISGAQEVFATGGYSMVLECSNKNVSSEVDIIDKCIRSKVEGVLIFPTDPNANVGKLSELEAMGIPLVMLDRWFDDFPCTVVSSYHMDGMCQITQHLIQKGHRKIAFVAAEHTILANEAPEHITCVHRERLAGYKAALKQNDIPFEEGLCLMGEKLQYQTLDNLIENNGVTAFACINDRIGVDVLAYLKGRGIRAPEDISVTGFDDNQNAKQENLTTIRQHFQELGEIGAQKLLERIQGDVGKSRTILPVELVVRGSSGMVNNQFGRQG, encoded by the coding sequence ATGGAAGTTAAGGTTCCCAAGTATGTTTTTCTTAAGGAAGAACTGCTCAAAAAGATGAAAAATGGAGAATTAACGTCCGCTGCCCGTATCCCTAGTGAAAATGAACTCAGCAGGCTCTATGGGCTCAGTATTATGACGGTACGCAAGGCGCTTTCGGATCTGGTATACGAAAACAAGGTTGTACGCATCAAGGGAAAGGGTAGCTTTGTAGCAGAATCAAATGCCAGAGAACTCGTCCATCCCAAATCGGCGGACACGGGGATCGTTGCCCTGGTGGTTATGTACTATGAACAAACGGAAAGTACGATCATCAACATCATCAGCGGCGCTCAGGAGGTTTTTGCCACCGGCGGTTACTCCATGGTGCTGGAATGCAGCAATAAGAATGTCTCCTCTGAGGTGGATATTATTGACAAATGTATTCGCAGCAAGGTTGAAGGGGTCTTGATATTTCCTACTGACCCGAACGCAAATGTGGGTAAACTTTCTGAATTGGAAGCCATGGGTATACCCCTGGTGATGCTGGACCGCTGGTTCGATGATTTTCCTTGTACGGTGGTTTCTTCTTATCACATGGATGGTATGTGTCAGATTACCCAGCACCTGATTCAGAAGGGGCACCGGAAAATTGCCTTTGTTGCGGCCGAGCATACTATCCTGGCGAATGAAGCGCCGGAACACATCACCTGTGTGCATAGAGAGCGGTTGGCCGGCTATAAAGCGGCGTTGAAACAGAACGATATACCCTTTGAAGAAGGGCTGTGCCTTATGGGCGAAAAATTACAGTATCAAACCTTGGACAATCTGATTGAAAATAATGGAGTTACCGCCTTTGCATGCATCAATGACCGGATTGGCGTCGATGTGTTAGCCTATCTTAAAGGCAGAGGTATCAGGGCGCCCGAAGATATATCAGTGACCGGCTTTGATGATAATCAAAATGCGAAACAAGAAAACCTTACCACCATACGGCAACATTTCCAGGAACTCGGAGAAATAGGCGCGCAAAAACTGTTGGAAAGGATTCAGGGTGATGTTGGGAAAAGCCGGACCATATTACCGGTAGAGCTGGTTGTCAGAGGCTCCTCAGGGATGGTTAATAATCAATTTGGGAGACAGGGGTAA